In Bacteroidales bacterium, a genomic segment contains:
- a CDS encoding sugar transferase codes for MNPFFQKLKYITSDILSAALAWSLLFSFRKYLGGIPIEEIWKNVTADAKFYLGITLVPSGWIFLYFFTGFYEKIFKRSRLKEMEKTLIQTTIGSLILFFMIILDDIVPNFTAYYKSFLFLFIVHFTLTYAGRLFITSQTIKKIRTGKWGFKTLLVGNNGNALHAYQEIVHQPLKSGNFFIGYVSLHENDDFLREYLPRLGTIDDLDLIMQKNEIDEVIIAVEPSEHALLSKILIVLESYPVEILIMPDYRDILIGTVKTDGIFYAPFIHVPAELMPAWQRIVKRAMDIVVSILAIVLLSPIFVITAILIKLTSKGPIIYSQERIGRYGKPFIMHKFRSMYVDAEKNGPALSSKNDPRITPLGRILRKYRIDELPQFFNVLIGNMSLVGPRPERKYYIDQILQRAPYYRLLLRIKPGITSWGQVKYGYAENVDQMIERLKYDILYLENMSLTMDIKIIIYTFLIILQGRGK; via the coding sequence ATGAATCCATTTTTCCAAAAATTAAAATACATTACGTCGGATATTTTATCTGCAGCTTTAGCATGGTCGCTTCTTTTTTCTTTTCGTAAATATCTTGGAGGAATACCCATTGAGGAAATATGGAAAAATGTAACAGCTGATGCAAAATTCTACCTTGGAATAACATTGGTACCTAGCGGATGGATATTTCTTTATTTTTTTACTGGTTTTTATGAAAAAATCTTTAAAAGATCCCGTCTGAAAGAGATGGAAAAAACTTTGATTCAGACTACCATTGGATCACTCATTTTGTTTTTTATGATTATCCTCGATGATATTGTGCCTAATTTCACAGCATATTACAAATCTTTTCTTTTTCTTTTTATTGTTCATTTCACTCTCACTTACGCGGGAAGGCTTTTCATTACAAGTCAGACTATAAAAAAAATTCGAACTGGAAAATGGGGTTTCAAAACTTTGTTGGTAGGAAACAATGGAAATGCATTACATGCTTATCAAGAGATAGTCCATCAGCCGTTGAAATCTGGCAATTTCTTTATCGGGTATGTTTCACTTCATGAGAATGATGATTTTCTGAGGGAATATTTACCCAGACTAGGGACGATTGACGATCTCGATTTAATAATGCAAAAGAATGAGATTGACGAGGTCATTATTGCTGTTGAACCATCGGAACATGCTTTGCTTTCCAAAATCTTAATTGTGCTTGAATCTTACCCTGTGGAAATTCTTATCATGCCTGATTATCGGGATATTTTGATTGGAACAGTTAAAACTGATGGTATTTTTTATGCTCCGTTTATTCATGTCCCTGCAGAACTTATGCCAGCATGGCAGAGAATCGTAAAACGTGCTATGGATATTGTTGTGTCTATATTAGCTATTGTCTTATTATCACCAATTTTCGTTATTACAGCAATATTGATTAAATTAACCTCTAAAGGACCTATCATATATAGTCAAGAAAGAATCGGTCGTTACGGAAAACCTTTTATCATGCATAAATTTCGTTCGATGTATGTTGATGCAGAAAAGAATGGACCAGCTCTTTCTAGTAAAAATGATCCTCGAATCACCCCGCTGGGAAGAATTTTGAGAAAATATCGTATTGATGAATTACCTCAGTTTTTTAATGTATTGATCGGTAATATGTCGCTAGTAGGACCCCGGCCAGAGAGAAAATATTACATAGATCAAATCTTGCAACGTGCACCATACTATAGATTGTTACTACGAATAAAACCAGGAATTACAAGTTGGGGTCAAGTTAAGTATGGTTATGCCGAAAACGTTGATCAAATGATTGAAAGATTAAAATACGATATTTTGTATCTTGAAAACATGTCATTGACCATGGATATTAAAATTATTATATATACTTTTTTAATCATTTTGCAGGGTCGTGGAAAATAA
- a CDS encoding Gfo/Idh/MocA family oxidoreductase, whose amino-acid sequence MLKIGVLGAGHLGKIHIRCLQGLSDIYELVGFYDIDQEISKQVEKEFSIKSFSSADELIDAVDVVDIVTPTITHFENAARSIRKFKHVFIEKPVVTTLQEAEELIELAKEAQVKIQVGHVERFNPGFFAAKPYLKNPLFIEAHRLSKFNPRGTDVPVVLDLMIHDLDIVLHVIRAQVRKVSAAGVAIVSNTPDIANARIEFDNGAVANLTASRISLKQMRKIRFFQPEAYISVDFLEKKCEVVRLLNSEEEINYDKERAMMLEFPKNDEEKIKILMEYPEVKEINAIQTELTFFYRSIAYDEEPPVTIWDGYKALKVAHQIMEVIQKNHEHFG is encoded by the coding sequence ATGTTGAAAATAGGCGTACTAGGAGCTGGTCATTTGGGGAAAATACATATCAGATGCTTACAAGGTTTATCTGATATTTATGAATTGGTCGGATTTTACGACATTGATCAAGAAATAAGTAAACAAGTAGAAAAAGAATTTTCCATCAAATCTTTTTCATCAGCAGACGAATTAATAGATGCGGTTGATGTAGTAGATATCGTAACACCCACCATTACCCATTTTGAGAATGCTGCTCGATCTATACGTAAATTTAAGCATGTGTTTATAGAAAAGCCTGTGGTTACAACTTTACAAGAAGCTGAAGAATTGATAGAATTGGCAAAAGAAGCTCAAGTAAAAATTCAGGTTGGGCATGTGGAAAGATTTAATCCAGGTTTTTTTGCTGCGAAACCATATTTGAAAAATCCTTTGTTTATTGAAGCTCACCGTTTATCAAAATTTAATCCACGTGGAACAGATGTTCCCGTAGTACTTGATTTAATGATCCACGATTTAGACATAGTTTTGCATGTAATTCGAGCTCAGGTAAGAAAGGTTTCTGCTGCGGGTGTTGCTATAGTTAGCAATACCCCTGACATTGCCAATGCGCGTATTGAATTCGACAACGGAGCTGTTGCAAACCTAACAGCTAGCCGTATTTCTTTGAAGCAAATGAGAAAGATTCGTTTTTTCCAACCAGAAGCATATATCAGTGTGGATTTTCTCGAAAAAAAATGCGAAGTTGTGAGGTTGTTAAACTCTGAAGAAGAAATTAACTACGACAAAGAAAGAGCCATGATGCTTGAATTTCCTAAAAACGATGAAGAAAAGATAAAAATTCTAATGGAATATCCAGAAGTAAAAGAAATTAACGCTATACAAACAGAACTTACGTTTTTTTACCGCTCTATTGCTTACGATGAAGAACCACCTGTAACCATCTGGGATGGCTACAAAGCATTGAAAGTAGCCCATCAAATTATGGAGGTAATTCAGAAAAATCATGAACATTTCGGGTGA